Part of the Rothia mucilaginosa genome, CCGCTGCGCACCGGCGAAGACACCCTCATTCTTGATGAGCCGTTCGTGCTCGTCGTCCCCACCTACGGCAAGCCTGAAGGCGCCGGTAACGTTCCCCCGCAGGTGGTTAAATTCCTGAACGTGGAGCAAAATCGCAACCACATGATCGGTGTGATTGGCTCCGGCAACACCAACTTTGGTCCGCTCTTCGGTATCGCGGCAGACATTGTCGCCAAGAAGTGCGATGTGCCCGTGCTCTTCAAGTTTGAGCTCATGGGCACCGATTCAGATGTAGAAAAAGTCAACGAAGGATTGGAAGCATTTTGGACGCAAAACTGCCCTCAGCACTAGAAACTCTCGGTGCGAGCCACAGCGGCAAGAGCGTGCCCGAGAAGTTCAAGGGTATGAGCTACCACGAGCTGAACGCACTGCTGAACCTCTACGATGAGAACGGCCAGATTCAGTTCGATGCAGACCGTCAGGCTGCACGTCAGTACTTCCTGCAGCACGTCAACAACAACACCGTCTTCTTCCACGACCTGGAAGAGAAGATCGAGTACCTGATCGAGAACCAGTACTACGAGCCGGAACTCTTCGACAAGTACAACTTCCAGTTCATTAAGAACCTGTTCAAGCGTGCCTACGCCGTGAAGTTCCGCTTCCCGACCTTCCTGGGTGCCTTCAAGTTCTACACCTCCTACGCGCTCAAGACCTTCGACGGTCAGCGCTACCTGGAGCGTTTTGAAGACCGCGTCTGCATGGTCGCGCTGCTGCTGGCAGAAGGCAACGAGAAGCTTGCCGAAGACATCGTCGACGAGATCATCTCCGGCCGTTTTCAGCCGGCAACCCCGACCTTCCTCAACGCAGGTAAGAAGCAGCGCGGCGAGCTCGTCTCCTGCTTCCTGCTGCGCATGGAAGACAACATGGAGTCCATCGGCCGCTCCATCAACTCTGCACTGCAGCTCTCC contains:
- the nrdI gene encoding class Ib ribonucleoside-diphosphate reductase assembly flavoprotein NrdI, with the protein product MSTTLTPNPVDEHAEIRKILMDARNASEGRATEVLDDTAPLIVYFSSISGNTHKFVEKIRARRLRLPLRTGEDTLILDEPFVLVVPTYGKPEGAGNVPPQVVKFLNVEQNRNHMIGVIGSGNTNFGPLFGIAADIVAKKCDVPVLFKFELMGTDSDVEKVNEGLEAFWTQNCPQH